One window of Alteromonas sp. LMIT006 genomic DNA carries:
- the rplC gene encoding 50S ribosomal protein L3 produces MAIGLVGRKVGMTRIFTEDGVSIPVTVIEATPNRITQLRTDETDGYRALQVTAGDKKANRVNKAEAGHFAKAGVEAGRGLWEFRLAEGEGEGLEVGSEITVELFNETSKVDIAGTSKGKGFAGAIKRWNFSSQRMTHGNSLSHRAPGSIGQNQSPGKVFKGKKMAGQMGNKRVTTMSLELVKVDVENNLLLVKGAVPGATGGDVIVRPAVKA; encoded by the coding sequence ATGGCGATTGGTCTAGTCGGTCGTAAAGTCGGTATGACACGCATCTTTACTGAAGATGGCGTATCCATTCCGGTGACCGTTATCGAAGCGACCCCAAACCGCATCACTCAGTTACGTACTGATGAGACTGACGGTTATCGTGCACTACAAGTAACGGCTGGCGATAAGAAAGCCAACCGCGTCAACAAAGCTGAAGCAGGTCACTTTGCTAAAGCTGGCGTGGAAGCAGGTCGTGGCTTGTGGGAATTCCGCCTTGCAGAAGGTGAAGGCGAAGGTCTTGAAGTCGGCAGTGAAATCACTGTTGAACTATTTAACGAGACGAGCAAAGTAGATATTGCGGGTACCTCTAAAGGTAAAGGTTTTGCCGGTGCAATCAAACGTTGGAACTTCAGTTCTCAGCGTATGACTCACGGTAACTCACTCTCTCACCGTGCGCCTGGTTCAATTGGTCAAAACCAATCACCAGGTAAAGTATTTAAAGGCAAAAAAATGGCTGGTCAAATGGGCAACAAGCGCGTGACTACCATGTCTTTAGAATTGGTGAAAGTGGATGTTGAGAACAACCTTTTATTAGTTAAAGGTGCCGTTCCTGGCGCGACTGGCGGCGATGTTATCGTGCGTCCAGCAGTTAAAGCGTAA
- the rpsJ gene encoding 30S ribosomal protein S10, which translates to MPNQRIRIRLKAFDHKLIDQSTSEIVETAKRTGAQVSGPIPLPTRKERYTVLISPHVNKDARDQYEIRTHKRLVDIIEPTDKTVDALMRLDLAAGVDVQISLG; encoded by the coding sequence ATGCCAAATCAAAGAATTCGCATTCGTTTAAAAGCGTTCGACCACAAGTTGATTGATCAATCAACTTCAGAGATCGTTGAAACGGCGAAACGTACAGGTGCTCAGGTAAGCGGTCCTATCCCTTTACCAACTCGCAAAGAGCGTTATACGGTTCTTATCTCTCCGCACGTTAACAAAGACGCGCGTGATCAATATGAAATCCGTACGCACAAGCGTTTAGTGGACATCATCGAACCAACTGACAAAACAGTTGATGCGTTGATGAGATTGGACTTGGCTGCCGGTGTTGATGTTCAAATCAGCCTGGGCTAA
- a CDS encoding GspE/PulE family protein, producing the protein MTWVAGTQDFSSIHTIIKQHASLVDGFSHLQPVILGLFACNRVTIYQRRRQQQDLVAKFKSGSQTVKIEVPITPQSIAGYVALSKQSLLVPDPRDSDALKQIHPRLSFAEQYDKQNQFVTHNMLCIPIVHADVLLGVLQLINKRDTMFAETDLFLGQMLAELLGQHFCYELGGTLRPWDDLLHRALISRKALQELYCEPRYKNNSLLACQKLMSEHRIKQSDLGSALSLHYQVPFITYNPDQYHIYHNEHMLNLSYLKLNLVVILADVHAKPTILMADPNNASLIMEVGQALNLTQPEIAVGLPQHILQYLGENSTTTAPGNMDEILDEISTSTDEDDEQIDELSDDAPAIVRLVSRILHDAKRLNASDIHIDPEKNGPTRVRMRVDGVCRDLNNLPASHHNAVIARIKIMANLNIAEKRIPQDGKLAFKLSGRLVEVRVATIPTVAGEGVVMRILATAGAMPLSKMNIVPSNMRMLHQMILKPHGILLVVGPTGSGKTTTLHAILGHLNTPDKKIWTAEDPVEITQPGLQQVQIAPKINFTFATALRAFLRADPDIILIGEMRDKETAHAGIEASLTGHLVLSTLHTNSAPETITRLLDLGLDPVNFSDACVGILAQRLIRTLCPECKEHYTASETEREFIVRQYGDKYLQELDLQDDVTLYRAKGCDACGDTGYKGRTGVHELLSMTPALRAMVYRKVSAHELAEQARTDGMRTLIQDALRKLLKGDTDTKQVQVLGGLD; encoded by the coding sequence ATGACTTGGGTTGCGGGAACACAAGATTTTTCTAGCATTCATACTATAATAAAGCAACATGCGTCGCTTGTGGATGGGTTCTCACATTTGCAACCTGTTATTTTGGGTCTGTTTGCCTGTAACCGTGTAACGATTTATCAGCGCCGGCGGCAACAACAAGATTTGGTTGCCAAATTTAAAAGTGGTAGTCAGACCGTTAAGATTGAAGTACCGATCACTCCACAATCTATCGCTGGGTATGTTGCTCTCTCCAAGCAATCACTGTTGGTACCGGATCCAAGAGATTCGGACGCCCTAAAACAGATCCATCCTCGGCTTTCTTTTGCTGAACAATACGATAAGCAAAACCAGTTTGTTACTCACAATATGCTTTGTATTCCTATCGTCCATGCGGATGTTTTACTCGGTGTATTACAATTGATCAACAAACGCGACACCATGTTTGCCGAAACTGACTTGTTCTTAGGGCAAATGTTAGCTGAGCTTCTGGGTCAACATTTCTGCTATGAACTTGGGGGAACTTTGCGTCCATGGGATGATTTACTGCATCGAGCACTCATTTCTCGTAAGGCATTGCAAGAGCTGTATTGTGAACCTCGCTATAAAAATAATTCATTGCTAGCGTGCCAGAAACTGATGAGTGAGCATCGAATAAAGCAATCTGACTTGGGTTCCGCTCTATCATTACATTACCAGGTGCCTTTTATAACGTATAACCCTGATCAATATCATATCTACCACAACGAGCACATGCTCAATTTATCTTATCTTAAACTCAATTTAGTCGTTATTTTGGCTGATGTTCATGCAAAACCTACTATCTTGATGGCTGATCCAAATAATGCCAGTCTGATCATGGAAGTAGGTCAAGCATTGAATTTGACTCAGCCCGAAATTGCCGTCGGCTTACCCCAACATATCTTGCAATATTTAGGCGAAAATAGCACCACAACTGCCCCCGGTAATATGGATGAAATTTTAGATGAAATATCCACGAGTACTGATGAAGACGACGAACAGATTGATGAGCTTTCGGATGATGCCCCTGCAATTGTTCGCTTAGTGAGTCGTATTTTACATGATGCGAAACGGTTAAACGCCTCAGATATCCACATTGATCCAGAAAAAAACGGACCCACTAGAGTTAGAATGCGCGTTGATGGGGTATGTCGTGATTTGAATAACCTCCCTGCCTCGCATCATAATGCCGTCATTGCGCGCATCAAAATCATGGCTAATCTTAATATTGCCGAGAAACGCATTCCTCAAGACGGTAAATTAGCGTTCAAATTATCGGGGCGTCTTGTTGAGGTGCGTGTTGCCACAATCCCGACAGTAGCAGGTGAAGGAGTGGTTATGCGGATCCTTGCGACTGCTGGCGCAATGCCTTTATCCAAAATGAACATCGTCCCTAGCAATATGCGAATGCTACATCAGATGATTTTAAAACCTCATGGTATTTTGTTGGTTGTGGGACCGACAGGCTCAGGTAAAACCACTACTTTGCATGCTATTTTGGGACATCTTAATACTCCTGATAAAAAAATATGGACCGCAGAAGATCCCGTCGAAATTACCCAACCAGGTTTACAACAGGTACAAATTGCGCCAAAAATTAATTTTACTTTTGCCACAGCACTCCGAGCGTTTTTGCGCGCCGATCCTGATATTATTTTGATTGGTGAGATGCGTGACAAAGAGACCGCTCATGCAGGTATTGAAGCGTCATTAACGGGGCACTTAGTTTTATCGACTTTGCACACCAATTCGGCCCCAGAAACCATCACTCGTTTACTCGATCTCGGCTTAGACCCGGTTAACTTTTCCGATGCATGTGTTGGTATTTTAGCGCAGCGTTTAATCCGTACCTTATGTCCAGAATGCAAAGAGCATTATACGGCCTCGGAAACTGAACGCGAGTTCATCGTGCGTCAATACGGGGATAAGTATCTGCAAGAGTTAGATTTGCAGGATGACGTCACTCTTTATCGAGCCAAAGGCTGTGATGCTTGCGGTGATACCGGCTACAAAGGTCGCACCGGCGTGCATGAGCTTTTGAGTATGACGCCTGCTCTACGAGCGATGGTCTACCGCAAAGTATCCGCACACGAATTAGCTGAACAAGCTAGAACTGATGGTATGCGCACTCTCATTCAAGATGCTTTGCGAAAATTGCTCAAAGGCGATACTGATACCAAGCAAGTGCAAGTGTTAGGAGGACTTGATTGA
- a CDS encoding HAD family hydrolase, with protein MPLGIIFDLDDTLVHSALDFARMRQDIHCPEGEDILGYVERLRQSDSEVAEMADAIIMQHEIVEAQTSHWINGAQAFVEALHEQDIPTAIVTRNCREATAVKLQRNQIPIKTVITREDAPAKPDPTALLNIAKQWNIAPNQIAYVGDYLYDIQVAHNAGMQAWSFGYQTEDYPIARYFECYHTIYKELFTF; from the coding sequence TTGCCACTCGGTATTATTTTTGATTTAGATGACACGTTGGTGCACTCGGCCTTAGATTTTGCGCGAATGCGTCAAGACATACATTGCCCTGAAGGCGAAGATATCCTTGGCTACGTGGAGCGCTTACGCCAAAGTGACAGCGAGGTGGCAGAGATGGCCGATGCCATCATTATGCAACACGAAATTGTCGAAGCGCAGACTTCCCACTGGATCAATGGTGCTCAAGCGTTTGTTGAGGCGTTGCATGAGCAAGACATTCCAACCGCTATTGTGACGCGTAATTGCCGTGAAGCAACAGCGGTCAAACTACAACGTAACCAGATTCCAATCAAAACGGTAATCACGCGAGAAGATGCTCCTGCCAAACCCGATCCCACCGCACTTCTCAATATTGCTAAGCAGTGGAATATTGCACCTAATCAGATTGCGTATGTTGGAGATTATTTATATGACATCCAAGTGGCACACAATGCCGGTATGCAAGCTTGGTCTTTTGGCTATCAAACTGAAGATTATCCAATCGCACGATATTTTGAGTGTTATCATACTATTTATAAAGAGTTATTTACCTTTTAA